From a region of the Solanum stenotomum isolate F172 chromosome 2, ASM1918654v1, whole genome shotgun sequence genome:
- the LOC125856552 gene encoding protein NPGR1: protein MLCACSGEQFKFDEPPPESPESLATRDFSASGISSRNGTVDWDLKLDDAQVDEVESTLKEALSLNYEEARALLGRLEYQRGNFDAALQVFQGIDIRTLSSRMSKAISERTRPLKPRSKGDIVPAGVMSLHSVSLLLEAILLKAKSLEELSRIKDAAKECKMILDVVDSALPNGIPDGISEDCKLLEMFHKALELLPKLWIQAGYLDEAVLAYRRALIKPWNLDSQRLACIQKDLATTLLFGGVEVEVPAQFQVWGSTAPKSNLEEAILLLFVLMSRMLNGQIIWDSEVMSHLTFALTISNNFESVADHIEQVIPGVYTRAERWYLLALCYSAAGQNDTALNLVKKISGCSEANQEPYIPSLLLGAKLCSQDLQQAHEGINFARQVINSAKNQDEHFLVQAHKLLGVCYGNAARVSLSDFERNFCQREALAALNSASVCKEDPEIMFILGLENAIQRNLTPAFNNVMRYSEMSAGSTAKAWKLLALVVSAEQRFKDAEAIVDLALDETGQIDQMEHLRLKAVLQISQQQPKQAIETYRILLALIQAQKESATNDVVTSQRRLEVEAWLDLAGLYTDLESWRDAEICINRAKAIQFFCPRNWHATGVLFQAKARYKEALVAFTVSLSIEPDYIPSIVSTAKVLMKMSNDVAPIARSFLMNALRLEPTNHEAWFNLGMLAKMEGSVHQAADFFQAAHELKLSAPVQSFI from the exons ATGCTGTGTGCCTGTTCAGGTGAGCAATTCAAATTTGATGAGCCACCACCAGAGTCTCCTGAGTCATTGGCCACAAGGGATTTTTCAGCTAGTGGTATTTCTTCAAGAAATGGAACAGTTGATTGGGATTTAAAACTTGATGATGCACAAGTTGATGAAGTTGAATCAACTTTAAAAGAGGCACTTTCCTTGAACTATGAG GAAGCAAGAGCTTTGTTGGGGAGGCTAGAATATCAAAGAGGGAATTTTGATGCTGCCCTTCAAGTGTTTCAAGGAATAGATATTAGAACCCTGTCATCGAGAATGTCTAAAGCCATTTCTGAGAGAACGAGGCCCTTAAAACCGCGTTCCAAAGGTGATATCGTGCCTGCTGGCGTAATGTCACTGCATTCTGTGAGTTTACTTCTTGAAGCAATTTTGCTTAAAGCAAAATCCTTAGAAGAGCTCAGCCGAATCAAAG ATGCTGCTAAGGAGTGCAAGATGATACTGGATGTTGTCGATTCAGCATTACCAAATGGAATACCAGATGGAATTTCTGAAGACTGCAAGTTATTGGAGATGTTTCATAAAGCACTCGAGTTACTTCCGAAGTTATGGATACAAGCAGGATATTTGGATGAAGCTGTGCTTGCATATCGAAGGGCACTAATCAAGCCATGGAATTTGGATTCCCAAAGATTGGCCTGTATACAAAAAGACTTAGCCACCACTTTACTCTTTGGAGGCGTTGAAGTTGAGGTTCCTGCTCAATTTCAAGTGTGGGGTTCAACAGCCCCTAAAAGTAACTTGGAGGAAGCAATTCTCTTGTTGTTTGTACTCATGAGCAGAATGCTAAATGGTCAAATAATATGGGATTCTGAAGTCATGAGCCATTTGACATTCGCGCTGACAATTTCTAACAACTTTGAGTCTGTTGCAGATCATATTGAGCAGGTTATTCCCGGAGTTTATACCCGAGCAGAGAGGTGGTATCTACTTGCTCTTTGTTACAGTGCTGCAGGTCAGAATGATACGGCATTGAACCTTGTCAAGAAAATTTCTGGATGTTCGGAAGCCAACCAAGAACCTTATATTCCATCTCTCTTGTTGGGAGCAAAGCTGTGTTCTCAGGATCTGCAACAAGCTCACGAGGGGATAAATTTTGCTCGTCAAGTAATTAACTCGGCCAAAAATCAAGACGAACATTTCCTAGTTCAAGCTCATAAACTTCTTGGCGTCTGTTATGGAAATGCTGCAAGAGTTTCCCTTTcggattttgaaagaaatttctGCCAAAGAGAAGCATTAGCTGCCTTAAACTCAGCTTCAGTTTGCAAGGAGGATCCAGAAATTATGTTTATTCTTGGATTAGAAAATGCCATCCAAAGAAACTTGACTCCAGCTTTTAATAATGTAATGCGCTACTCAGAAATGTCGGCTGGAAGTACAGCGAAAGCTTGGAAGTTGTTGGCTTTAGTCGTTTCTGCAGAACAGAGATTCAAAGATGCTGAAGCCATAGTTGATCTTGCTCTCGATGAGACTGGACAAATCGACCAAATGGAACATCTCAGATTAAAAGCTGTCCTTCAAATATCTCAACAACAGCCCAAGCAAGCCATAGAGACATACAGGATTCTGCTTGCTTTGATTCAAGCACAAAAGGAGTCCGCGACAAATGATGTG GTAACTTCTCAGAGAAGATTAGAAGTTGAAGCATGGCTTGATTTAGCAGGATTATATACAGATCTTGAGTCGTGGCGTGACGCTGAAATATGTATAAACAGAGCCAAAGCAATTCAATTTTTCTGCCCGCGGAATTGGCATGCAACAG GTGTATTATTTCAAGCTAAAGCAAGATATAAGGAAGCTCTTGTTGCCTTCACAGTTTCTCTATCAATAGAACCAGATTATATCCCCAGCATTGTTTCTACAGCTAAAGTCCTTATGAAGATGAGTAACGACGTAGCCCCTATTGCTAGAAGCTTTTTAATGAATGCTCTACGATTAGAACCAACGAACCATGAAGCGTGGTTTAACCTTGGAATGCTTGCAAAGATGGAAGGATCAGTCCATCAAGCAGCAGATTTTTTCCAAGCTGCACACGAGTTAAAGCTTTCTGCACCAGTTCAAAGTTTTATCTGA
- the LOC125855504 gene encoding uncharacterized protein LOC125855504 encodes MSNRPLNSLRPTETLELESGLSLVPRVKLLLTVYRADKSVNPFDEWKFKRSLIDYIKSSFFITVPEEDLQIRKFKDLNKRKREEPVARGRLFVHDLGFLSKVIGETEDDVERADKKFLEWRRGFVEKLDGIELNLEGTKFKLNVAVPVSDDFEGMKKEWEEIIAFGARGYQRSAKMQPDTIVLKGMPSRWFAETRVSSKPSMLVTHTIVSALGKIRNLHVAEDNSIGDGADEEDIVSGLHCKIVVRFEKHKDFHDALKILCGRSLQKQGSRLRADYDVTWDKDGFFLDARHQIEERKRMPARGMEERDEGHRQHSRVSQFSSEEGRKRFKE; translated from the exons ATGAGTAATCGGCCGTTAAACTCTCTCCGGCCAACCGAAACCCTAGAACTCGAAAGCGGACTTTCTCTAGTTCCACGAGTTAAGCTTCTCTTAACAGTCTACCGTGCTGACAAGTCCGTTAATCCGTTCGACGAATGGAAGTTCAAGCGATCACTGATCGATTACATAAAATCTTCATTCTTCATCACTGTTCCTGAAGAGGACCTACAAATCCGGAAATTCAAAGATCTCAACAAGCGCAAGCGCGAGGAGCCGGTGGCGCGCGGTCGCCTTTTTGTTCACGACTTAGGGTTTCTGTCGAAGGTGATTGGGGAAACTGAGGATGATGTGGAGAGAGCTGATAAGAAGTTTTTAGAATGGAGGAGAGGGTTTGTGGAAAAATTGGATGGGATTGAGTTGAATTTGGAAGGTACGAAGTTTAAGTTGAATGTAGCTGTGCCGGTGTCTGATGATTTTGAAGGAATGAAGAAGGAATGGGAAGAGATTATTGCTTTTGGTGCTCGTG GATATCAGAGGAGTGCAAAGATGCAGCCAGATACAATTGTGTTGAAAGGTATGCCATCACGATGGTTTGCAGAGACAAGGGTCTCATCTAAGCCCTCTATGCTGGTTACTCACACAATTGTTTCCGCGCTTGGAAAGATAAG GAATCTTCATGTTGCTGAGGACAATAGTATAGGTGATGGAGCAGATGAAGAAGACATAGTTTCTGGTCTTCATTGTAAGATTGTAGTGCGGTTTGAGAAGCACAAGGACTTCCATGACGCCTTGAAGATTTTGTGTGGTCGCTCATTGCAAAAG CAAGGATCACGACTCAGAGCTGATTATGACGTGACTTGGGATAAAGATGGATTCTTCCTAGATGCTAGACatcaaatagaagaaagaaagagaatgcCAGCAAGAGGAATGGAAGAAAGAGATGAAGGCCATAGGCAACACTCGCGAGTCTCTCAATTTAGTTCTGAGGAAGGACGGAAGAGATTCAAG GAATAG
- the LOC125855289 gene encoding uncharacterized protein LOC125855289, translated as MVNPFICGSFHHQDDDDIEIFSPCSTPKRTKKSLLRSSNKNNPYSNRGLDKFSALLADLEDKKQRIYSEIAPDDISFVRFVFSNSNDAKPIIVKLKDKKSSKNYQEEKIEPPKKQMSREVYEDCQERKAESAEKRVIKKSVSNWSSMKWENLKRPMFYLPLTIILILVFLAIYGRSFAIMCTSIGWYLIPTIRGGDSRSSISTRKPKRKKDYMRRFSEKSVVREEPISPRSVMNGPNGKYDHRKSWS; from the coding sequence ATGGTTAATCCATTTATTTGTGGATCTTTTCATCATcaagatgatgatgatattgaaATTTTTAGCCCATGTTCAACtcccaaaagaacaaaaaaaagtttgCTAAGGTCTAGCAACAAAAATAATCCATATTCAAATAGAGGACTTGATAAATTCTCTGCCCTTTTAGCTGATCTTGAAGACAAGAAACAAAGGATTTATTCCGAAATTGCCCCTGACGATATCTCTTTCGTACGATTTGTTTTTTCGAATTCCAACGATGCTAAGCCTATTATTGTCAAGTTGAAGGACAAGAAATCGTCAAAGAATTATCAAGAGGAGAAAATAGAGCCTCCGAAGAAGCAAATGAGTCGTGAAGTATACGAAGATTGTCAAGAAAGGAAAGCTGAGTCCGCGGAAAAGAGGGTAATAAAGAAGAGTGTTTCTAATTGGAGTTCAATGAAGTGGGAAAATTTGAAGAGGCCTATGTTTTATTTGCCTTTGACTATAATATTGATATTGGTATTTTTGGCTATTTATGGAAGATCATTTGCAATAATGTGTACTTCAATTGGATGGTATTTGATTCCTACAATTAGAGGGGGAGATTCAAGATCAAGTATAAGTACAAGAAAACCAAAAAGGAAGAAGGATTATATGAGAAGATTTAGTGAAAAAAGTGTTGTTAGAGAAGAACCAATTTCACCAAGAAGTGTTATGAATGGACCAAATGGTAAATATGACCATAGGAAAAGTTGGTCATAA